One Clupea harengus chromosome 11, Ch_v2.0.2, whole genome shotgun sequence DNA window includes the following coding sequences:
- the LOC105891791 gene encoding nuclear factor 7, brain-like → MASEARLPEKNQACAVCCETHEDVLLLCGHQVCKSCLQLTWRGSYQCTVCGGVSNEEDLLCGSGGKRQRDVPLQKRPQRATEGSEVLCARHGENAKYLCLEEKLFLCDVCQDLKEHENHKCCPIHEAALELKKELEILQEDLGGKLEILKDIKDAYVCASEHIVNQANYSEQRIKEEFAKLHQFLWDEEASRIATLKEEEEQKSQAMKDQIDQMSKEILSLSNTIRAIEEEMRAEDDVPLQHPEGIGSGGLVNVAKHVGNLGFRIWEKMKDMVQCTPVMLDPNTADSRLCISADLTSVKIRDEAVQLPDNPERYDMFACVLGSQGFASGTPSWVVEVEENTSWEVGVSSEASQRKGEAIWAGVWSVEFWDEEYYSRSPGQLEKTRLQVNEKLRRIKVRLDWDGGKMSFSDAVSGAHLLTLTHTFTEEVFPFFYNGCDIYPLSVLPGRHSLKVED, encoded by the exons ATGGCTTCTGAAGCTCGTCTCCCAGAGAAGAACCAGGCCTGCGCTGTTTGCTGTGAAACCCATGAGGATGTTCTTCTCCTGTGTGGTCACCAAGTGTGTAAGTCCTGCCTGCAGCTGACTTGGAGGGGGTCTTACCAGTGCACGGTGTGTGGGGGCGTTTCTAATGAGGAGGATCTGCTCTGTGGCTCGGGTGGAAAGAGGCAGCGTGACGTCCCTTTACAGAAGAGACCTCAGAGAGCCAcggaggggagtgaggtgctCTGCGCTCGACACGGTGAGAACGCCAAGTACCTTTGCCTGGAGGAAaaactgtttctgtgtgatGTATGTCAGGACTTAAAGGAGCACGAGAATCACAAATGCTGCCCCATTCATGAAGCAGCTCTTGAGCTCAAG AAGGAACTGGAGATTCTTCAGGAAGACCTTGGGGGCAAGCTAGAGATCCTAAAAGATATTAAAGACGCCTATGTTTGTGCCTCAGAACATATTGTG AACCAAGCCAATTATTCAGAGCAAAGAATTAAGGAAGAGTTTGCCAAGCTCCATCAGTTTCTTTGGGATGAGGAAGCGTCCAGGATAGCCAccctgaaggaggaagaggagcagaagagtcaggCGATGAAGGACCAGATTGACCAGATGAGTAAAGAGATTTTGTCTCTATCAAACACAATCAGGGCcatagaagaggagatgagagcagaGGATGACGTACCCTTACAG CATCCAGAGGGCATCGGCTCCGGCGGGCTGGTCAACGTGGCAAAGCACGTGGGCAACCTGGGGTTCCGAatctgggagaagatgaaggacatGGTTCAGTGCA CTCCTGTGATGCTGGACCCCAACACTGCAGACTCTCGTCTCTGCATCAGCGCGGATCTAACCAGTGTGAAAATCAGGGATGAGGCCGTCCAGCtgcctgataacccagagaggtACGACATGTTTGCCTGCGTCCTGGGCTCCCAAGGCTTCGCCTCGGGGACTCCCAGctgggtggtggaggtggaggagaacacgagctgggaggtgggggtgagCTCGGAGGCCAGCCAGAGGAAAGGGGAGGCTATCTGGGCAGGTGTCTGGAGCGTGGAGTTTTGGGACGAGGAGTACTACAGCCGGTCGCCGGGGCAACTAGAGAAGACGCGTCTCCAGGTGAACGAGAAGCTCCGGAGGATCAAGGTGAGGCTGGACTGGGACGGAGGCAAGATGTCTTTCTCAGACGCTGTCAGCGGCGCACATctactgactctcacacacaccttcacagagGAAGTCTTCCCGTTCTTCTACAATGGCTGTGACATTTACCCTCTGAGTGTCCTTCCAGGGAGGCATTCTCTAAAAGTAGAAGACTGA
- the LOC116222396 gene encoding uncharacterized protein LOC116222396, which translates to MTHCTGQWLVVVVVCLSGIKTAELLNCTETVEKNGSALYKISEPAELHCETDWAINGIVVAYEGHVNKTLVQLLTQDSLRLIHRYPNVTYTVDCEKGRVSVPCYGPASSSLREPPHDANNRSRGLAFNTTDSASSSLSEAPHDANKLNWGTILAIVVIALLVIALLFILPVGICWRKKKRFPCRCFRKEKKEQGDPKATEGML; encoded by the exons ATGACTCATTGCACAG GTCAATGgctggtggtggttgtggtgtgcCTGAGTGGGATTAAGACTGCAGAACTTCTGAACTGTACAGAAACTGTGGAGAAAAATGGATCTGCTCTGTATAAGATCAGTGAACCAGCAGAGCTCCACTGTGAAACTGACTGGGCTATCAAC GGTATAGTTGTTGCCTATGAGGGACACGTCAACAAAACTCTAGTGCAGCTGCTCACACAAGACTCTCTTCGTCTCATTCACCGTTATCCTAATGTCACTTATACAGTGGACTGTGAAAAG GGGCGTGTTTCTGTCCCCTGCTATG GCCCTGCCTCTTCAAGTCTGAGGGAGCCTCCACATGATGCCAACAACCGAAGTCGGGGATTGGCTTTTAATACTACAGACTCTGCTTCTTCAAGTCTGAGTGAGGCTCCACATGATGCCAACAAGCTAAATTGGGGAACCATTTTGGCTATTGTTGTCATTGCCCTCCTTGTCATCGCCCTCCTTTTCATCCTACCAGTTGGCATTTGCTGGCGGAAAAAGAAGAG ATTCCCCTGTAGATGTTTCcggaaggaaaaaaaggagcAAGGAGATCCTAAGGCAACTGAAGGGATGTTGTGA